The Mariluticola halotolerans nucleotide sequence AATGCGCACAAGCGTGGGCTCATCCTCGACCATATAGGCGGGCAGCATGGCAATGCCGATGCCGGCGCGGGCAGCCTGCATCATGCCGTATATGGCATTGACCTTGAGGGCGGCCTGACGCGGGGAATTGTCGGGGCGGCCAAGGCGCTCAAGAAAATTCACATCACCGAGGAATGAGGGCACAGGTTCGCCGAACGAGACAATGCTGTGTTCGTCCAGTTCCTCAATAGATTGCGGGGTGCCGCGCTCTTCGAGATATTCCTTGGAGGCGTAGATGTGAAAATTCATCGTGAACAGCTTGCGCTGGATCATTTCGCCCTGAACCGGACGGTGCAGGCGGATGGCGACGTCGGCGGCGCGCATGGCCAGATCGAGCTCGGCATCGTTGAGTTTGATCTCAAGATTGATGGTTGGGTAGAGCTTGACGAATTCGTAGATGCGCGAGGAGAGCCATGAGGAACCGAAACCCACTGTGGTGGTGACGATCAGGGGGCCGGCCGGAGTGTCCCGGCTTTCGCTCATCTGGGTTTCGACCTGCTGCAATTCGCGCTGCATGCGATGGGCGGTGCGAAACAATTGTTCGCCGACCTCGGTGAGGACCAGGCCACGGGCATGGCGGATGAACAATTTGAGCCCCAGATCATCTTCCAGCGCCGACACCTGGCGGGAGATGGCTGACTGACTCATGTTCAGCTTTTCGGAGGCGTGTGTGAAACTGCCGGATTCCGCAGCTGTGTGAAAAATCCTCAGCTTGTCCCAGTCGAGCATTTGGCCTCCTCCGTTGTGCCGCCTATTCGGCGGCTTCAGCCATGTCGTGGGCCGCGAGATAACGCTCGGCTTCAAGCGCTGCCATGCAGCCCATTCCTGCAGCGGTCACTGCCTGGCGATAAATATCGTCGGTCACGTCGCCGGCTGCAAAAACACCGGGGATATTGGTTGCGGTGCTATCGGGTGCTGTCACCAGATAGCCGCCATGCTTCATTTCCAGCTTGTCTTTGAACAGATCTGTGGCCGGGGCATGGCCGATCGCGATGAAAACGCCATCGACAGTGCGTTCGCTGACTTCGCCGGTGGCCAGATTGCGCAATTGGACGCCAGTGACCGAACGCGGCATGTTGTTGCCGGTGATGTCGGCCAGTTCGGTGTTCCACAAGACCTCGATCTTGGGGTTCTTGAACAGGCGATCCTGCAGGATGCGTTCGGCGCGGAAACTGTCGCGGCGATGGATAACGGTGACTTTTGAGGCAAAGTTGGTGAGGAATAGCGCCTCTTCAACAGCGGTATTGCCGCCGCCGACAACCAGCACTTCGCGGTCGCGATAAAAGAACCCATCGCAGGTGGCGCAGGCGGAGACGCCAAAACCCTGGAATTTCTGCTCGGAAGGCAGGCCGAGCCATTTGGCCTGGGCACCGGTGGCGATGATGAGGGAATCGCAGGTATAGACCGTGCCGCTATCGCCAATCAGCTGAAAGGGCCGCTGGTCCAGTTTGACCTCGGTGATGGTGTCGGAGACGATTTTGGTGCCGACATTTTCGGCCTGGGCTTTCATTTGTTCCATCAGCCATGGCCCCTGAATGGGGTCGGCAAAGCCGGGATAGTTTTCGACCTCGGTGGTGATGGTCAACTGACCGCCCGGTTGCAGGCCCTGTATCATCACGGGCTCGAGCATTGCCCGCGCGGCATAAACCGCAGCTGTGTATCCGGCAGGGCCTGATCCGACGATGATGACTTTGGCGTGCATGCTCCGTGCTCCACGGTGTTTATTTCTTCAGCAATAAGTAGATGCACCGCGCTCCTGCGTGCAAGAGCGCGGTCCGGTACGGGCAATATACCGCACCTGCGACAAGTATATAGTCAGTGAGAAGAGGTTATTTGCCTCAAATTTGGGCAATCAGACGAATTTTATCTTCAA carries:
- a CDS encoding LysR family transcriptional regulator; this translates as MLDWDKLRIFHTAAESGSFTHASEKLNMSQSAISRQVSALEDDLGLKLFIRHARGLVLTEVGEQLFRTAHRMQRELQQVETQMSESRDTPAGPLIVTTTVGFGSSWLSSRIYEFVKLYPTINLEIKLNDAELDLAMRAADVAIRLHRPVQGEMIQRKLFTMNFHIYASKEYLEERGTPQSIEELDEHSIVSFGEPVPSFLGDVNFLERLGRPDNSPRQAALKVNAIYGMMQAARAGIGIAMLPAYMVEDEPTLVRILDQVELPEFETYFVYPPALKNSMRVGVFRDFLVEKARIWSY
- the trxB gene encoding thioredoxin-disulfide reductase; the encoded protein is MHAKVIIVGSGPAGYTAAVYAARAMLEPVMIQGLQPGGQLTITTEVENYPGFADPIQGPWLMEQMKAQAENVGTKIVSDTITEVKLDQRPFQLIGDSGTVYTCDSLIIATGAQAKWLGLPSEQKFQGFGVSACATCDGFFYRDREVLVVGGGNTAVEEALFLTNFASKVTVIHRRDSFRAERILQDRLFKNPKIEVLWNTELADITGNNMPRSVTGVQLRNLATGEVSERTVDGVFIAIGHAPATDLFKDKLEMKHGGYLVTAPDSTATNIPGVFAAGDVTDDIYRQAVTAAGMGCMAALEAERYLAAHDMAEAAE